The DNA window AGGAACGAGGCATGAATGAAATcaaagacttttcttcttcgaaGGGGCCGAGCTTGATAAAGTCACTCATGCTCACGATCGAGTGTGTTGATGGTGGCTGATGACCTCTGTTCCTCCGAATCTTGCAACTCGATACTCCGTGGTTGACACACAGCATCTTCGCGCCAGGTCACAAAATAACCATAGTTGTCATCCTCTGGTCTCACTGCGGTTTTATCTGAATCTGTGCATCTTCCGTCGAAGTTGGAAGATGTTTCCGTGATGGTGTGGTTTCGAGTTTTTGTCGTGTAACTCAGGTCTCAAAGGAAGGGATGGGTCCGTGTGTATAATCCAAATGCGGTTAGTGTGGCGACGATATGCACTATATTATTCAAGGTTTGTGCAACTGACCGAGACTGCACAAAACGGGCAAAAATTGCGCCGTTAGTTGTTGGACTAACGGCCGTATTCAATGAGAACTGTGGGCCTTCAGACTTCTGCCTTGAGGAAAAGAGTTCGGGTGAACAACATCGGGTGGTTTAGCGGTTGATAGCGGGCTGTCTGTCAAGATTTGAGCTTATGCTATGCATGATTTTGTGCAAAAGGAGAAGCCAGGCCTTCCCAGTTTATTCACCTGCTACCAAAAGACGATCCCAAAATGGTGGCCGGTTCCCTGCTAAATCCCTGACAGTGTCTCCACTAAATGGCAAGTGCCCCTGCACCCCCTGGTCCTTTGTCTCGCCAGCTCGTGCAGTTACTGGCTGGTGCGCTGAGGGTCCCGGTCTTGCTTGGCTTTTGGCTCTGGATCTTCCCTTCGCTGAGCGTCTGGTCCCTTTCCTTTTCCCGTGCCTTCTGACTCGCTTCGCTTCACTACCTTTCCTCTCCTGCTCATCTCACTTCCATCTCGTCTTTCAACAAAACAAGCCACTACCTCCGGCCGCTCGCTCGTTCCAGTCCCTCTTTCATCTCCCCCCACACTTTCAAAGCGTTTGTTCTTCTCTCATCTGTGAAGCGTTTATCGtggtcatcaccatcacgaCCAGCGTCTCCTTTTCATCGTCGAGtcttttttcctttactCGCGGCCATCCAATCTTGATCTTCCTTTGTTCGACCGCCTCACAGCAGTTCTTCCACGGCCACGTACGCGATTGATACCCAGGACTCCCTTCATCACCGTCAACTCTTGACAACTCGACGGCACTGCTGGACCAAGCCATCCACCCTCAGTGGCCTTGTTCACTTTGAATAAAGGGTTCATCGTGTTGCCGCCTCTGCCCACGACGACAAGGACGACTCGATTTGATCTATTGCTTGAAGGAGTGACCATACGATCTGACTCAACTCGACTCCAGTTGATCTGATTCGAGGTTTGCATCGACGATCGGCATATCATATTCATATTCTCTTTCTACACTTTCGCTCAAAATTTCGATATACAAACGATCATCATGAAAACCTCAACACTCATGACAATGGTCCTTGCGGCTGCCACTAACTTCATGGTCCATGCCGCAACAGTGAGCAATGATCCTGTCGTGGAACCTGTCCTCAACCAGATGACCTCTCAAGGTTGCTGGAAGTCGAATGGCAACTTGACAGTTGGTTACGAAGGAGTGAAGACAACAAGTGGTTGGTGCTGGGATATttgcaagaagaagagctccAAGGTTTTCAGTGTCCAAGCATCCAAGTGCTACTGTGGCGACGTTTATCCCAAGGAAGGTGATCAAGTTGACGATGACAAATGCAACTGGCCATGCCCTGGCTACGGCAAAGCGGCTTGTGGTGCTCTGAAGAATTACTGGTCAGTCTACAACTCAGGCGAAGACCTTGCGCCCGACAATTATGTGCCAGAAGAAACCACGACAAGTGCTGCCCCTTCTTCCACCAAGGCTGCGGAGACTACTGCCGCAGAGGAGTCTTCTCCTGCAACAGGAACTCAGGACGCCGCTGCTACTTCAGAAGCCGCTTCAGATGATAAGAAAGATGGCCCCAACGTGGCCGCTATTGCCGCGGGCGTGGTTGTCGGCGTGGTAGTCATTGCTGCTATCGGGGGTGGTGCTATTTTCTTCGTTCGTCGCCGACGCAATGCTGAGATAGAGGAGGAGCACCGTCGGAACGCGGCTGTAAATGCTTTCATCAACGGCTCCAAGCCCCCCGGCAGCAGCGGTAGCATCTCTATGACTGATTCGCGCCTTGACCCAGTCATGGCTCACCGACGACTCAGTGACGGCAGCATCGCCGATAACCAAGATTACTCTCGAAGAATTCTACGGGTAAGTTGACAGGATGAAAATTGCTGTAAAACGTCTGTTTGCTAATACATATTTAGGTCACCAACGCATGAACGAGTGTCCGGTCTGGGATCTTCAAAGCCAATTACTTCTCAATCATTATTTCACAATCGGCATTTACGGCGTTTTCGGGATGATAGCTCATGTGTATTTGCCAATCGATCACTCCCGACGATCTGGCGGCGTTTGACTCTTTTCTGGGCGTAGGACTAGACATTTCTTCTACTATTTGCGTCTGCGGAATTACGACTGGATTTGATCAATCACGCTCCACGGCACACCGGCTTCACCTGCGCCATCCACTCATTGCCTCCTTTTTCACAACTAAGCCTTTAACGAAACGActggagaagatgggaaTAATACCGCAAGTGCCCTTTTTAGATGCCATCTTTCCCTGGATCCGTTTCACTATGGATGTCGTCTTCGTGTAAGGGTATTTCAAGCGGCAATCATACCCGCGTGTAATCTGCACGtctgttttcttttcttcatgACTGGGAGTCCTATGTCTCCTGTGTACAAATTCTCCCTCTATTTGTTGAGTAGGGCAGGGTCAGATCTAAAAAATAAGGGGGCGAGAAGTCCTCTTGGGATATTGGTCAGGGTGCGATGGAGCGAGTTGTCACGTAGATACAATGGAACGCGGGAGATGTGCCAACCTCGTGGGGGAGATATCACGATTGGGAGGTTGGCGGATAGTGCGGGATATCCTATCGTcgctttatttacttttttactTGACCGTTATCTTTTCCCTGTCATTGACCGATGATCGTGGTGGTCATGGTGTCGCCTGTATGTAGGGTTGGGCATAGTCATATACCACTACGTAGGACTTGAGATGCTGGTTCATTGACTGAGTCTTTCCCTTGATATCACTGTTGAGGTAAGCTATTGTTTTAGGTTTATACATATACCCTGGGCAAACTGTTGGACGCCATTTGTCTGCATTGTGTGATAGTGGATGTGGTTTTGTATTGGTACTGGCTCTCGACGGGCAATGTAGCTAGGAAGATAGTTAATCCTCCCCGATTGCCTCACTTGTAGGACACTTCGTCTTCACGATGCATATACTCGAAGGGATACCCGTTCAGTTGGGTTCAGTCCCGATGCCCGATCTGGAATTTTGCAGGTATTCGGGTAAGGTGCTACAGACTCTTATAATACCccaaaagtctttatttGTGTTACAATTAATGTTGCAATGCCGCGTTGAGCATCCTAGGTTGTTATCTGTGATAACTAATTGATACGTTCCACTCATTGAGGCTCACATAAGTGAATGAGAGGTATGAGACGACAGCATGACCTCTATGAAACAGCCGGAAATTACTCTCGCTTTAAAACAAATAGCCTCTGCCACGGTAAAAAGGACAACCAAAAGAGCTGACCGAAAGTGACAATATGAGAGTCAAACTTGAAGACCATCAAAGTCTACTTAGGGTAGGTAGCTAGGTCTCGGGCGAGTGAGCTTAGGGGATACCACGTGACCATGGAAGCTCGAGCTTGGCGCGATGCTTGCCGCGTTGGAAAAGTTCCCAGCCTGCAAACATCAACCAACGGCGAACAAACAAAACAATTCGCACACTGCATACACAACGAGAACCGACCCAAATTCCCGAATATCCACCCATAAACCTACAGACAAGAACAAATATCAGTCCCTACAGGGCTTACTGCCCGAGCTCAAACTCAACATGAGCTCCATCCCAGCTCCTCGAATTCGTCGCACGGCGCAAAACACACAATTCACGTAGGTGAACCTCGTTTTCGACCGATATTCGGCTCAAAGAACGCCTTCTcatttttatagatataaccTTTCGCGACGGGTAAACGATGTTCAAACCTATCCAGTTTACTCTCCACAAGGAGCGACCATCCTCATATACGGACACGAAAACGGTGTGACGATCGCATGGCGAGGAGGCAAGCGATTCAAGGCTGCGAAGAAAGCCCCGCCTAAACTCGAAAAGCAGAATGGAAACACAGACGACTCCATTATGATCATCGACTCGGACGACGACGAACCACCAACCAAGTCCAAAACACCATCTCATTACGAAGACAAACCGCAGTTtgaagatgagcttgaggatacTCCCTTTCCAGAGATCGTCCAGACACTGGACCTGGCACTTGGAACAGCGGTCTTGAAAGTTGCGGTCATGCCTATGACCCCAACACCAGCACATGATGCTGCATGGGGAGGTGCTAAAGTCCTGACGGAAAAGATGGTATTCGCTGTGTCTTGCGTAACCAACGACATCTACGTCATTACACTTCCTCTTACTCCCCCATCACCAGAGAGCAAGGCAAGATCAGAGCTCAGGAGCGATCTGCTGGCAGGCGAGGCTGGATCCGGAGCCTGGGGAGAGTCGCTCATCCTGCTTGGTGGCCAGAACAGACACAGCGAGGGCAttgccatcaacctcatcatgccCATTGTCACAGAGCGGCCTGGTACAAAACCCAGGGCCGTTGTTGCCTCGCACTGCAGAGAGGCTTCTGGTGTACTCCGGTTATGGGATGTACCGCTAGATGCTAGTGATAAACCTGCCAGTCCTGTCGAGTCTTTCCAGACCGAGTATTTGCCCAACCCCCTGACAAGCATATCATTCAACTCTACACATACGACACAGCTGCTTGCTGTCTCAGCCCTGCAGGGTGTTCGGGTCTACGACTTTGCGCGACCCTCTTTCACCGCCACAGATGCCACAGGGCCTTTCCCTCTCCAGGGCTCGTGGCTTCTCTCCATGTATCAGCCCTTTTCTCGCCCTTCATCGACAAGGAAACCAATTATCGACGCTGCTTGGATAGCACACGGTCGCGCCATATTAGTCCTTCTTGCCGATGGCGTGTGGGGTATCTGGGACGTTGATGGCGCCAGTCCTACTGCACCAGGCGCTGTTTTCTCAAATAAACTGCAGCCTGGAGTCAAGGGAGCCGCCTTGACGACCTTCAGCGTTTCTGGTTACGTGGAGGGGACAAGCTCACTTAGGAGTGTGACAACCCAGAACAAGGAGCACAGCACTGGAGACTTCGCCCCTATGACACCGCACACTCGACGACAGGCTACTGCATCCCTGAGCTCTGCTATCACACTTGACCGCCTGGCTACTATCCGAGGTGGCATCAAAGTGATGTCTCTGCCATCAAGTGGTAGTGCCATTCAAGATGAGACCGTGGTTCTGTGGATCGGTGGTCTCGAGCATGTATGCGTCATCCCTGGAGTCACACGCTTCTGGGATTCTCAACTCCGAAGGGCTGCTGGAACAGGTGGAGATATTTTCAGTGGAGCCCAACCggtcaagatgatcaagcTCATGGATTTGGCAACTGGCCTGCTGGGTGAGAGATGTTGCGGAGTTGGTCTATTGATAGAGCCTGATCACAGTATTATCGCACAAGATGGTGGTCTCCCTGCCGATGTTATTGTTCTCGGCGAGTCTAGGATTGTTGTTGttcgagaaggagagggcGGACCCGGCAAGATTGTGGGTGCCGTGGCAAACTCAAGAAAACGACGCCTGTTTTCAAAGGGAGACAAGTCAGACGCTATCATCGTGCACGGCAGGGAAAACCGACCAGCCAAGTCTTTGTTCAACCTGAGCACTGTCAAGCCGGGTACCTTACGACTTCGATCTGCCTCTGGAAACTACGATGAAGACGCAGACACTACTCTGCAGCCACCGCGCCGAACCGTTGGCTTTGACTTTATGGACACActcgaagcagcagcagacgaTACGCAAGACTTTACGAGACGGAACGTGGAGTTTGAGATGTTGGATATCATGGAGATCGACAAGACACTGGACAACATGGATGGCCAAAGGAGGACATGAGGCTGTCTCATGGATGTATAGTTGAGATCGAGGGACTGACCTTTGCGAGTAGATGTCGAGAACGATACAATGTAGATGCCGGGGACGATTTGTACGATACCCCCACGACATGCGAGGTGCCCCTTTGCTCATCTTATATGACAAACGCTTGACAAGATGTGAAACCAGATCCTTTTCTACGTGACATGTTCCGCACGGCCAGGTGGAGCGCAAGGAGAGACCCATCCTTGACTGCTCTGTATTCCGAGCGGtatattaagataaagtACTTTTGTGCTTGGCCGACGATTCAGAGGAGGGCTGGAAGAGGTTCAGTGCCTTGAGCATTATTCTAGCTTCCAGGATGCATCCTGCTATCTGCTGCCTGATGGGTTCTTCGGAGTACTTGAGGCTTGCCTTGAGGACAGTGTAGAACTTCTGAGGACAGTGGGGAATGTGGTAACCTAAGCTGGAGATTTGAACGTCGATACATTTGTCTCTGCCCCCGATGCATCATCTATTGTGACAAAGTGGTAGTCCCAAGCAGGGCTGGCTGTAGTTATGGACACCTAGAGAATATATTGAATTAACTAGGAACATTGGAAGAACAGAATACCAACAGCATCTGAAACAATGGCCTTTTCCACATCCAACGTGATGATAGTCACATTAATTACAAAGTCTCTTTGTCCATCCATTACATAATGTTACAGTGAAGCTTCAAGCAGCTCTGAAGCTTTATGTATTAGTCCAATCGCGTTGTGGGGTCAATTAAGATCCCTGTAGTTTCCGTCGCGACAGGCGCGTCATGACGTCCCACACGCGTAAagtcccttcttctttcacGTTTCGTTTGCGCCTCcatctcttttttttctttctcattGATCAAGTATTCTCgctttccttcttgtcaCTTGGATTTGGCTTCATTTCAAATCTTACTTCTACAACTTAACCCTAGAGTACCAGAGGACAAGTGCAAAAATGGGTATTAAACAACTCTTTTCGATCATCAAGGAGGAAGCTCCAGATTCGATCAAGGAgggtgagatcaagaaccagTTCGGCCGGAAGGTCGCTATTGTAAGCTCACTACGCCATTCAATACGAAGAGTAATTACTTATGATATTAGGATGCTTCAATGAGTATCTACAGTTTCCTCATCGCCGTACGATCCGAAGGCCAACAGCTCATGAACGAGAGCGGCGAGACAACATCGCATCTCATGGGCATGTTCTACCGTACTCTGCGCATGGTAGATAACGGAATCAAGCCCCTCTACGTTTTCGATGGTGCACCGCCCAAACTCAAGTCTGGCGAGTTGGCCAAGCGTTTCCAACGCAAGCAGGAAGCTACCGAAGGCCTTGAGGAGGCTAAGGAGACTGGTACAGCTGAAGACATCGAGAAATTCTCGCGGCGAACTGTTCGTGTCACCCGAGAGCACAATGCAGAATGCCAGCGACTATTGAAGCTCATGGGCATTCCTTACATCATTGCACCTACTGAGGCTGAGGCCCAGTGTGCTGTCTTGGCCCAGGCTGGCAAGGTGTATGCGGCCGCCAGTGAAGATATGGACACTCTTTGCTTCAACGCACCCATTTTGCTGCGCCATCTTACCTTCAGCGAACAGCGCAAAGAGCCTATTCAGGAGATTCACCTGGAGAAGGTCCTCGAGGGCCTTAACATGGAGAGGAAGCAGGTATGCTGCGACACCCAGATTGGTTGATACATTGGACTAACATCGTATAGTTTGTGGATCTTTGTATCCTGCTCGGCTGCGATTACCTCGACCCAATTCCCAAGGTCGGCCCCAGCACTGCCCTGAAGCTGATTCGTGAGCATGGTTCATTGGAGAAAGTTGTTGAGGCGATTGAGAAAGAtcccaagaagaagtatACCATTCCTGAGGACTGGCCCTATAAGGATGCTCGGGATCTATTTTTCGAGCCTGATGTGCGACAAGCCGACCACCCTGACTGCGATTTCAAATGGGAGAAGCCCGACATGGAAGGCCTTGTTCAGTTTCTCGTCACGGAGAAGGGTTTCTCGGAGGATCGCGTCCGCAGTGGAGGTGCCCGACTGGAGAAGAATCTCAAGAGCTCTCAACAAGCTCGACTTGAGGGTTTCTTTAAACCAGTTCCCAAgactgatgctgagaaggcagCACACAAGCGAAagctggatgagaagaatgaagagaagcgaaagaaggcCAAGCAGGAGAAAAAGGACAAGGCAGCTTCTAAAGCCAAGCCTCGAGGTACCAAGTGAGGATACATGGCATTGCAGTGAGACAAGGATCGGATATGGAAAAGGGCTAGCTACATGCTGGGATCGGGAACGGagtttttggtgttgtggagTGGTATATACCACCTGGAGGCTTTATCAGGTGGGCATTGAAAGCACTACGACGATTTTGATAGAAATAATCTAGAGTCCACATCAACGAACGGCCTCAAGGGGAAAGCCCTGAAGCAGGGAAGTTAAAGGACTCCTTAGGTTATGCTAAATTGACTTGAGCATTTCTGTTACTCAAGATTGACATCTTCTCTCACCTCTCCTACAAAAGGTTTACAAGGAACATGGACAGAGTTCGTTGCATACATGTATCGTTGTGCATATTCAGTGGCTTACATAAACATGAATAGAGGGTCTCAAGAGTCTCAGTGAAGAAGCTCAGTTGTTCGGATGGTTCGTCGAGTTCGGAGACTCGTTGCATTCTCAGGCGGCAGATGGTGATCTGATGTAGATATATCACCGAACCAAGATGCTACTGGGGTCATATTCGGACTTTGAGCCCAGCCAGCCAAATTAGAGGAATTTCCAACACATGTATGTAAGTAAAATGCACCAAAGGGTCTTCTCCGCATGCTCTTTTCAGATTGATTGTCCGTTCCCCGTGGGGGTTTGTCCCCTTGTAAGGTTGGCGAGTCGTGAGCATTTGCATTTACCTCGGACGCCATATTTGGCAATGCTGGACCTCCGATTGGGCAGCGCACAGAAGCCTCGGCATCCTCCATCATGACATCAACGCATGCGCTAGAGTTTAGCAGCAGAGCAATTGTCGTTTACTGCGGCTCTTTCACATGTGAAATGAAGATAGCGAGGCGTATTCACATGACCTTTGTCTCTCTACATACCGTGACTGCATCGAGTAATGCCGTGAATGAGACGACTCATGACCTGAAGCGATAAGTTTTTCCCCAGAAAATAAGATGATAGAATATGGGGGTGGAGCTGAAGCACCAACATGTGATTGTAATGCTACCTGTGCTTTTGCCGAAGCATGTTTTAAAAAAAGGTTCTATGAAAGGTTCTGTGAtccctttctcttccttcttcttctcccataTTGTTGTGctggccttttctttttgaccCTGTGATATATACCCTTTGCAGTTTTGATTATCCTTTCTCCAtctcacatcatcaccaatacAAAGTCAACATGTCTAAGGTCTTTACCACAAGCGACGTTGCGTCGCATAAGAAGCCCGACGACTTGTACATCATTGTCGATGGCGATGTTTACGATGTGACAAAATTCCAAGACGACCACCCAGGTAGGTCAACCACAACACGGTCCTCGAAACTCACATCTGACGCGTAACAGGAGGTAAGAAGATTCTCCAGCGCGTCGGCGGCAAGGACGCTTCCAAGCAATTCTGGAAGTACCACAACGAGGGTATTCTCAAGAAGTACAAGAAGCAGCTTCTGGTCGGATCCCTTGACTCCAAACCCGCGGCCCCCGAGCCTAAGCCTGAGGCCAATGCTGCTCCGGTGCCCGCGGCCCCTACACCCAAGGCCGTCAAGACTACACAGAAGGAGGTTGCTgccaaggaggaagacgCCGAGGCTCTCGAGCCTTTCGGTGACCAGATTCCCTTTGCTGACCCTGCCTGGTACCAAAGCGTAGGCTTACCCCTGTCGCCTTCTGTCAGCTCCTTGCTTACATGTGTTAGTACCATTCACCATACTTCAACGAATCTCATGCTGCTCTCCGCGCCGAGATCCGCGAATGGGTtgagaaggatatcgagCCTTATGTCACCGACTGggacgaggccaaggaggtCCCCGAGGAGATCTACAAGGAGATGGGTCGCCGCGGTTATCTCGCTGGTCTGCTCGGTGTCAAGTACCCAACCCAATATGTTCCTCAAGGTATCAAGTCTGTCCCTCCTGAGCAGTGGGATCTCTTCCACGAGATGATCATCACCGACGAGCTGTCCCGCACTGGCTCTGGTGGTTTCGTCTGGAACATCATTGGTGGTTTCGGTATTGGCTGCCCTCCTCTTATGAAATTCGGTaagaaggagctcaaggaccGTATCATGCCTGGCATCCTCAGTGGCGAGAAGCGTATCTGCTTGGCCATCACTGAGCCTGATGCTGGTAGTGATGTCGCCAACCTGACCTGCGAGGCCAAGCTGAGCGAGGACGGCAAGCACTA is part of the Fusarium fujikuroi IMI 58289 draft genome, chromosome FFUJ_chr07 genome and encodes:
- a CDS encoding probable DNA repair endonuclease rad2; translated protein: MGIKQLFSIIKEEAPDSIKEGEIKNQFGRKVAIDASMSIYSFLIAVRSEGQQLMNESGETTSHLMGMFYRTLRMVDNGIKPLYVFDGAPPKLKSGELAKRFQRKQEATEGLEEAKETGTAEDIEKFSRRTVRVTREHNAECQRLLKLMGIPYIIAPTEAEAQCAVLAQAGKVYAAASEDMDTLCFNAPILLRHLTFSEQRKEPIQEIHLEKVLEGLNMERKQFVDLCILLGCDYLDPIPKVGPSTALKLIREHGSLEKVVEAIEKDPKKKYTIPEDWPYKDARDLFFEPDVRQADHPDCDFKWEKPDMEGLVQFLVTEKGFSEDRVRSGGARLEKNLKSSQQARLEGFFKPVPKTDAEKAAHKRKLDEKNEEKRKKAKQEKKDKAASKAKPRGTK
- a CDS encoding probable acyl-CoA dehydrogenase — its product is MSKVFTTSDVASHKKPDDLYIIVDGDVYDVTKFQDDHPGGKKILQRVGGKDASKQFWKYHNEGILKKYKKQLLVGSLDSKPAAPEPKPEANAAPVPAAPTPKAVKTTQKEVAAKEEDAEALEPFGDQIPFADPAWYQSYHSPYFNESHAALRAEIREWVEKDIEPYVTDWDEAKEVPEEIYKEMGRRGYLAGLLGVKYPTQYVPQGIKSVPPEQWDLFHEMIITDELSRTGSGGFVWNIIGGFGIGCPPLMKFGKKELKDRIMPGILSGEKRICLAITEPDAGSDVANLTCEAKLSEDGKHYIVNGEKKWITNGIWADYFTVAVRTGEAGMNGVSLLLIERGEGVSTRRMPCQGVLSSGTTYITFEDVKVPVENLLGKQNQGFKVIMTNFNHERMGIIIQSLRFSRVCYEESVKYGSKRRTFGKKLIDHPVIRMKLAHMARQIEASYNWLENLIYQCERMGETEAMLRLGGPIAGLKAQSTLTFEFCAREASQIFGGLSYSRGGQGAKVERLYRDVRAYAIPGGSEEIMLDLSMRQSLRVAKAVGMKL